One stretch of Armigeres subalbatus isolate Guangzhou_Male chromosome 2, GZ_Asu_2, whole genome shotgun sequence DNA includes these proteins:
- the LOC134213688 gene encoding sodium/hydrogen exchanger 8, whose product MTQSLKDTMKSGLIYFLLICGFLFTTFYNVASDVQLPAGDGNSVASVSNPLTKETDVNLTTVIPNDDHQQQQPKKEDPVKELPRNATTTMSPEKNAVEQEHYSSMSIFFVLCVIALGILLIHMMLQTGFQYLPESIVVVFLGALIGLILNNSSVKNVANWEREEVFSPTAFFLVLLPPIIFESGYNLHKGNFFQNIGSILVFAIIGTTISALVIGSGVYLLGLAEVAYRLNFVESFAFGSLISAVDPVATVAIFHALDVDPILNMLVFGESILNDAISIVLTTTVMPMVSGSGSEGTGESIFSALNTFCLMFFASAGIGVVFALMGALLLKHVDLRKHPSLEFGFMLVFTYAPYVLAEGIHLSGIMAILFCGIVMSHYTHFNLSTVTQITMQQTMRTLAFIAETCVFAYLGLAIFSFKHRCELSFVIWAIILCLIGRACNIFPLAWMVNRFREHKITNKMAFIMWFSGLRGAISYALSLHLQFSTEETRHVVITTTLIIVLFTTLFFGGSTMPLMKYLSGGKKNRKSVRSSRVGRKKKEKVLSLSKTREWGQAIDSEHLSELTEEEEVSFTQSKLVGFARLDRKYFTPFFTRRFTHQELHDCKSQMADLTNKWYQAIRISPDEVEEEDDEDEDVVSIAASDRSTNILVDGGRSTRSGGSKQGNATTASVGGPSRTKS is encoded by the exons ATGACTCAGAGTCTCAAGGACACAATGAAGTCTGGATTGATATATTTTCTACTAATTTGTGGATTCCTGTTCACCACTTTCTATAATGTTGCATCGGACGTCCAACTTCCAGCTGGTGATGGAAATAGCGTAGCGTCAGTAAGTAATCCATTGACGAAGGAAACAGATGTTAATCTTACGACTGTCATTCCGAACGATgaccaccagcagcagcagccgaaAAAAGAGGATCCGGTGAAAGAACTTCCGAGAAATGCCACCACAACCATGTCCCCGGAAAAGAATGCCGTCGAACAGGAGCATTACAGCTCGATGTCGATATTTTTCGTGCTATGTGTGATTGCTCTTGGGATCCTCCTGATTCACATGATGCTGCAGACCGGATTTCAGTATCTACCGGAAAGTATAGTGGTGGTATTCCTCGGGGCCTTGATCGGgcttattttgaacaattcttcGGTGAAAAATGTGGCCAACTGGGAGCGAGAGGAGGTTTTCTCGCCGACGGCATTCTTCTTGGTTTTGTTGCCACCGATTATTTTCGAGTCCGGATATAATCTTCACAAGGGTAACTTTTTCCAGAACATTGGATCGATTCTGGTGTTTGCAATAATTGGAACGACCATCTCTGCGCTGGTTATCGGGTCCGGCGTGTATCTGCTGGGTTTAGCGGAAGTTGCATATAGACTAAATTTCGTGGAATCGTTTGCCTTTGGCTCGTTGATTTCAGCCGTCGATCCTGTGGCCACTGTTGCTATATTTCATGCGCTAGACGTGGATCCAATACTAAACATGTTAGTATTTGGAGAGAGTATTTTGAACGATGCCATTTCGATTGTGCTGACGACAACGGTGATGCCAATGGTTTCCGGGTCAGGCAGTGAAGGAACCGGTGAATCGATCTTTTCGGCTCTGAATACATTCTGCTTAATGTTCTTCGCCTCGGCTGGAATTGGGGTGGTGTTTGCTCTGATGGGGGCTCTTTTACTCAAACACGTGGATTTGCGGAAACACCCTTCTCTGGAATTCGGTTTCATGCTGGTTTTCACTTACGCGCCATATGTGCTTGCTGAAGGCATTCATTTATCAG GCATAATGGCAATCCTGTTTTGTGGCATCGTGATGTCCCATTACACGCATTTTAATTTGTCCACGGTGACGCAAATTACGATGCAGCAAACGATGCGAACGTTGGCCTTCATAGCAGAAACGTGTGTATTCGCTTACCTCGGACTTGCCATATTTTCCTTCAAGCATCGCTGCGAGCTCTCCTTCGTCATCTGGGCAATCATTCTCTGTTTGATTGGCCGAGCGTGCAATATTTTCCCGCTGGCCTGGATGGTCAATCGATTCCGAGAGCACAAAATCACCAACAAGATGGCTTTCATAATGTGGTTCTCTGGCCTGCGGGGAGCAATTTCCTATGCGCTTTCGTTGCACTTGCAGTTCTCCACTGAGGAAACAAGACATGTGGTAATCACTACCACGCTGATAATCGTTCTGTTTACGACACTGTTCTTCGGTGGGTCCACCATGCCGCTGATGAAATATCTTTCCGGaggaaagaaaaacagaaagAGTGTCCGCAGTAGCCGAGTgggcaggaagaagaaagagaaggtGCTGTCGCTAAGTAAGACACGTGAGTGGGGCCAAGCGATAGATTCGGAGCACCTTTCTGAACTGACCGAAGAAGAGGAAGTAAGCTTCACCCAGTCCAAATTAGTGGGATTCGCTCGCCTGGACAGAAAATACTTCACACCTTTCTTCACCAGGCGGTTTACCCATCAG GAACTGCACGACTGCAAGAGCCAGATGGCCGACCTGACGAACAAGTGGTACCAGGCGATTCGAATATCGCCGGATGAGGTGGAAGAAGAGGATGATGAGGACGAAGACGTGGTGTCGATTGCCGCATCCGATAGATCGACCAACATTCTTGTCGACGGAGGTCGCTCTACGCGGAGCGGAGGAAGCAAGCAGGGCAACGCTACGACGGCATCTGTGGGCGGCCCgagccggacaaaatcctga